A single region of the Terriglobales bacterium genome encodes:
- the mnmE gene encoding tRNA uridine-5-carboxymethylaminomethyl(34) synthesis GTPase MnmE yields the protein MQLDDTIVAISTPPGRGGIGMVRLAGPDARSIAAHMLRFGSELQPQSALFGEFIDPDTQERIDEVVVTFFQKPHSYTTDDIVEISAHGSPVVLRHIVELALARGARLAEPGEFTMRAFLHGRLDLTQAEAVRDLIDSQTLYQARVAAQQLGGALSHRLSPIKQGLVELIATLEAGVDFAEDDVSVLPAPQIMARMDAIAAPLRELSRSFAYGKLVHEGLTLAIVGRPNVDKSSLFNRLVERERAIVTAAPGTTRDLVTETVALGGIPVHLVDTAGIRQAPNEAEAESIGIRKSLEVLADADFVLVVTDASQPLTPEDRELIEQVSGRNALVVANKSDLRTQFSGMSSRATEGNHDPSTRSLDHQIQTSALTGAGIAELRAAILGRIAGGSPQQETAFLTNLRQQKLVEDSLAALAGAARAVENNTPHEMLLLDLYNALRPLDEITGATTTDDILNLIFSTFCIGK from the coding sequence TTGCAATTAGACGACACCATCGTCGCCATCTCCACCCCTCCCGGTCGCGGCGGCATCGGTATGGTTCGCCTGGCCGGCCCCGACGCGCGCTCCATCGCCGCGCACATGCTCCGCTTCGGCAGCGAGCTGCAACCCCAGAGCGCCCTCTTCGGCGAATTCATCGATCCCGACACCCAGGAACGAATCGACGAAGTGGTGGTCACGTTCTTCCAGAAGCCGCACTCCTACACCACCGACGACATCGTCGAAATCTCCGCCCACGGCTCACCGGTCGTGTTACGACATATTGTGGAGCTCGCCCTTGCCCGCGGCGCGCGCCTCGCCGAGCCCGGAGAATTCACCATGCGCGCCTTCCTCCATGGCCGCCTCGACCTCACCCAGGCCGAGGCGGTGCGCGACCTCATCGACTCGCAAACGCTCTACCAGGCGCGCGTCGCCGCCCAGCAACTGGGAGGCGCGCTCTCCCACCGGCTGTCGCCGATCAAGCAAGGGTTGGTTGAATTGATCGCCACGCTCGAAGCCGGCGTGGACTTTGCCGAAGACGATGTCTCCGTTCTTCCCGCCCCGCAGATCATGGCGCGCATGGACGCCATCGCCGCCCCACTGCGCGAACTCTCTCGCTCCTTCGCTTACGGCAAATTGGTGCACGAAGGCCTGACGCTCGCCATCGTCGGCCGCCCCAACGTCGACAAGTCTTCGCTGTTCAACCGCCTGGTCGAGCGCGAGCGCGCCATCGTGACCGCCGCGCCCGGAACCACACGCGATCTGGTCACCGAAACTGTCGCCCTCGGCGGCATCCCGGTGCACCTGGTGGACACCGCCGGCATCCGCCAGGCGCCGAATGAAGCGGAAGCCGAATCCATCGGCATCCGCAAATCTCTGGAGGTTCTTGCCGACGCCGATTTCGTCCTCGTCGTCACCGACGCCTCCCAGCCACTCACGCCGGAAGACCGCGAGCTGATCGAGCAAGTCAGCGGACGAAACGCGCTTGTCGTTGCCAACAAATCCGATCTACGAACCCAATTTTCAGGAATGTCATCCCGAGCGACTGAGGGGAACCATGACCCGAGCACGCGATCACTCGATCACCAGATTCAAACGTCCGCCCTCACCGGCGCCGGCATCGCCGAACTTCGCGCCGCGATCCTCGGCCGCATCGCCGGCGGCTCTCCCCAGCAGGAAACCGCCTTCCTCACCAACCTTCGCCAGCAGAAACTGGTGGAAGATTCTCTGGCCGCGCTTGCCGGCGCCGCCCGTGCCGTCGAAAACAATACTCCGCACGAAATGCTTTTGCTCGACCTCTACAACGCGCTCCGCCCGCTCGACGAAATCACCGGCGCCACCACCACCGACGACATCCTCAACCTGATCTTCTCCACCTTTTGCATCGGAAAGTAG
- a CDS encoding R3H domain-containing nucleic acid-binding protein, translating into MPIADKVASARKVESLLRVAIVKGGFKLKYRITVDPPLPEERDWEKPDILVELAGPDSDLLLERGGELLRAFEHLAIEMLRLGREEHDRVSFDCRGFRAMRIQELKLAADVAADRVRKTGTPYEFGPMSSRERRIVHLALRDHADLRTESAGEAGGRHVVLYPKDYKARPPAAPRFGRRR; encoded by the coding sequence ATGCCGATCGCCGACAAAGTCGCCTCTGCCCGCAAAGTCGAAAGCTTGCTCCGAGTGGCCATTGTCAAGGGCGGTTTCAAGCTGAAGTACCGCATCACCGTGGATCCTCCGCTTCCCGAGGAACGCGATTGGGAGAAGCCCGACATCCTGGTCGAACTGGCCGGGCCCGACAGCGACCTGTTGCTGGAACGCGGTGGCGAACTGCTGCGCGCCTTCGAACACCTGGCCATCGAAATGCTGCGCCTGGGCCGGGAGGAGCACGACCGCGTCAGCTTCGATTGCCGCGGATTTCGCGCCATGCGCATCCAGGAGTTGAAGCTGGCCGCCGACGTTGCCGCCGACCGCGTGCGCAAGACCGGAACACCCTACGAATTCGGCCCCATGAGTTCGCGCGAGCGCCGCATCGTCCACCTCGCCCTTCGCGATCATGCCGACCTGCGCACCGAGAGCGCCGGGGAAGCGGGTGGCCGGCACGTGGTTCTCTATCCCAAGGACTACAAGGCGCGTCCTCCCGCCGCCCCGCGCTTCGGCCGCCGCCGGTAA